The genomic region AATGCGTTCCGGCTTGCGGAAACCATCACAGCGCGCGATCAGGTCGTGCACGGTGGTCGCGCGCAGTTCGTTGAAGCGATGCACGTTGAGGTGCTCACGGCAGGCGATTTCGGCCAGCGCACGGTGCTCGTTCGGCACCTTGAGCCGTTCGCACAGCGCCTGCAGCGGCTTCAGGCCGGCGTGCTCGTGACCGACGTGGGCGGGCAGTTTACCGGCCGGCGTCAGCGCCTTGCCCAGGTCATGCGTCAACGCTGCGAAACCGATCATGTCGTCGCCGGGTGCAAGCCGCGCGGCCATGTCGCAGACCAGTTCGATGTGGACGCCGGTATCGACCTCGGGGTGGTATTCGGCGCGTTGCGGCACGCCGTACAAAGCGTCGACCTCGGGCAGCACCACGGCCAGCGCACCGCAGTCGTGCAGCGTGCGCAGGAACGCCGACGGCATGGCCGCGACCAGTGCGCGACGCAGTTCCTGCCACACCCGCTCGGCGGTCAGCTCGGCCAGCTCGCCACTGGCTGCCATCTCGCGCATCAGCTGGACGGTTTCCGGCGCGACGTTGAAGCCCAGCGGCGCCAGCCGCGCCATGAAGCGCGCCGCGCGCAACACTCGCAGCGGATCCTCGGCGAACGCCGGGCCGACATGGCGCAGCACCCGCGCCTCGATGTCGCGCGCACCGCCGAACGGATCGACCAGATGACCGTCCGCGTCCTCGGCGATCGCATTGATGGTGAAGTCGCGCCGCGCCAGGTCCTGCTCCAGCGTCACCGACGGATCGGCGTGGGCGACGAAGCCGCCATGCCCGCGCCCGCTCTTGCGCTCGGTGCGCGCGAGTGCGTGCTCCTCGCCGGTGTCCGGGTGCAGGAACACCGGGAAATCGCGGCCGACCTGCTGGAAGCCGGCGGCCCGCATCGCCTCCGGCGTCGAGCCGACCACCACCCAGTCGCGATCACCCGGCGTCAAACCGAGCAGGCGGTCGCGGACCGCGCCGCCGACGAGGTAGGTGGTGGGGGTGGGAGGGTTGGGACTGGGCGACATACTGGGAAGCGTTGCGGGCATCTAGGAAATGGGGATATAACACGCCCTTGTCTGTCGTCTACAGGTCTGGGGAGACATAGGGCGGCAGGGGAAGGGAACAGGACATTCACGGAATGCGGCCCGCAACGGGCGGCAACAGGAAGAAGATCAATGGGAACAAGCCGGCCGATGGACGATTGTCGCGGTGCTGACTGCGGCGCGGGTTTTCAGCTTGGGCGCGCAGACCGGGGAGTTGGGGAAGCGCCTCAGAGAGGTGTGCGAGGCTTAATTACCTCCGTTCCCCTTTCACCCTTGAGCTATCGGTATTCCGCGAAGCCGAAGCTTCTAGGGTGGGTACTGCTACTGTCCGCGTATTATTTTGCATCGAGTATCGCCGCGGCTCAGGAATATGATCCGAAGATGGCCTACAAGATCGTGACGCAGAATTCTGCAGTAAAGGCCATGGAAATTGCGGGCGAGTCGATCAGTCTCGTGGACCGCAAGGTGCAATGGAATGTGACTGACATGGTGATTCCTGGAAATGGATTGCCTATTGAAGTTAGTCGCAGTCACCGTCTACCTGTTGGCGGCTTGTACGATAACTGGAGAGGGGACATGTACAACTGGGAGTTGAGTGTTCCCAGGATTGCAATGTCTCACTCAATTTACGGGTTGAATGATCACAAGCTCGAATCCCTTGGCTGTATTACAACAGCGAAGCAAGTCAATGTAATGGTCAATGGCGAGGGTGATTTCAGGCCCATTGCCATGAATGCTTCGATCAACTACCCGAAGCTTTCATCAAAATCTCCGCATGCTCAATTCAATAATAATTGGCTGATGTACTGCGGTCAGAGCCTGACGACTCGGTCGAACAGCATCGATGAGTTGGGTCAGCCGCTTCCCAAGAGTACAAATAGCGCCATTACATTGGTTTCTCCGGATGGAGTCAAATACCACTTTGCCTACTTTTCAAGTGAAACCAAGTCCATACCAGGGCCCAAGGATCCGGATGATCCGAGTTGGGGTAATGTGGTGGATAGGGTGGCTTCTCACTATGTAACGGACATTGAGGATCGCTTTGGAAATCACCTGACTTTTCATTACGAGAAGCGATCAGATAACTGGCGTGGCTGGGTCCTGCGCTTGCAGGAGGTCAGTGCTAGTGATGGTCGCAGGGTGACGCTCGACTATCACGTTGACGATCACGGACAGACGGGAAAGCCTGGGAGCGGTCGTCATCTGAAGTCAATCACTTCCGGAAACAGGACTGTAAGTTACGCATACAGATCTGGAGATAGTGGTCAGCCGCAACTGCATCGTGTAACCGATGCCGATGGCCGATTTTGGGAGTACAACTACTATCCGTTGGGAAGTGAGCATGGACTGGATGTTATTCGAAGTGTCACTATTCCTTCAGGGGCTGTAATTTCATATGAGTACGAGTTGCTTGCGTCACTCAACTCGGATGAATGTAAAAAAATAATCGGGGTTATGTCCGGAACAAGGCTTGGGCCTGGGAGTAATTCGCCGGGAGCCCCCTATGTCGAAAAACATCCGGCGGTTCTGAAGAGAAGCGTGGCTGATGGCTCAAGCAATGTGTTGACGCAGGATTATTCCACGTCGTGGAATCAGGATGCCAACGAGTCGGGCAAGCATTACATTGTTACCAGGGTGACGGGGCCTCAAGCCCAGGATGTCTATCATCATGTTTGCTATGACGTATGGAAAAGCGATACGAATCGAGTGGACGCAAGGCAGCTCGCGCTTGTAAAGCACGAGACCTTCGGTGGCAGCAATTACGCGACCTTGTTGCGCAATGTGGAAACCGAATGGAAAACGAGTTCCTATTCCGGGGACTACCGCCTGACCATTGGCTATCAACACATACTCTCCACTGATCGTCTCTGGCAGAGCAAGGTGATTACTCGGCTGGGTTCGGACGCCTTTACCAGAGTGGGCTCATCACCCAATGCATATGGGCAGTTGATGTCTATCACGCGTAACAGCTCGATCGGGTACAGCCGAAGCGACAGGATCGATTACCACAATAGTCCATCAGAATGGATTATTGGACAGGTCAAGTCGGTGACCAATGTCGAAACCGGCAAGGTTGTCAGCCAGACCGACTATGATTGGAAGTCTTTGCCGTGGAAAGCCTACGAGTTCACGCTCCTCAAGCAGACCTTCAGCTATAGCACCACCGACGGCATGCTCAAGAGCATCACCGACGGTCTGGGCAATGTCACCACTCTGGCGAACTGGAAACGCGGCATCCCACAGAAGATCACCTACGCCGACGGCAAGACCCAGTCGGCGGTGGTCAACAACGACGGCACGATCGCCTCGGTCACCGACGAGAACGGCTACAAGACCTGCTACGCCTACGACGCGATGGGGCGGCTGAGCAATATCACCTATCCATCGGAATCGTCCAGCGGCGTCTGCGACGCCACCACCTGGAATGCGACCACGCTTGATTTCTCGGTCAAGGCGGGAGTGTACGGCCTGCCCAATCATTGGCGCCGGCTTGAACGTACCGGTAGCGGTTACAAAATCACACGCTACGACGCGCTGTGGCGCCCCGTCGTGGAGGAAAGCTACGACAATGGCAATTCCGCCAGCACTCGTAGCATCGTGGTCAAGCGCTACGACGCCGCCGGACGGCTCGCGTTTCAATCCTATCCAGTTCGAACGCTGGGCAACTGGACAGATACCTCGCTCAAGGGCATCAAGACTAGCTATGACGCCTTAGACCGGGTCACTTACGTCAAGCAGGACTCGGAGCTGGACCTGAACCAGGACGGCATTCCAGATGAACTGGTTACCCGCATCGAGTACCTCAGCAATGCCGACGGCTACTACACCCGGGTGACCAACCCGCGCGGTCAGCAGACCCTGACCTGGTACCAGGCCTTCGACCAGCCGAGCTACGACAGCCCTGTCACCATCCGGCACCCGGCCGGCGCCCGCACCCACATCACCCGCGACGTGTTCGGCAAGCCGACCAAGATCCGGCGCAGCAACAGCAACAGCGCCACCGACGGTACGGTTGCCCTCGATCGCACCTATACCTACAACAGCAACCAAGAACTGTGCCGTGTCGTTGAACCGGAAACCGGTGCGACTCTGATGGGTTACGACGCGGCCGGCAACCTGGCTTGGTCGGCCGCTGGCCTGCCCGCCAGCACCGCCTGCCATGCGACCGGCAACACCACCGCGATCAGCGCCCGGCGGGCAATCCGCACCTACGATGAGCGTAATCGGATCAAGTCGCTGAGTTTCCCGGACAACAACGGCAACACTACTCACACCTATACCGCGGATGGCTTGCCCGACACGGTCACCGTCAACAACAACGGCGGAAGCGATCAGATTGTTACCACGACCTACGGGTACAATCGCCGCCGGCTGCTGACCAGCGAACAAATGGCATTGAACGCCTTCTCGTGGCCCAACACGTATCGGTACAACGCCAACGGTCACTTGATCGAACAGGGCTACCCCGCCGGACAGACCATCAAGTACGCAGTCAATGCACTGGGTCAGACCACGCGGGTATACAACAGCAGCGGCGCGAACTATGCCAGTGGCGTTTCCTATCACCCCAATGGGGCCATCGCGCAGTTCACCTATGGCAATGGCATCACCCACACCCTGACCCAGAATGCACGGGGACTGCCGGATACCAGCACCGATGCCTATGGCACCACCAAGTTCCTGGCCGACAGTTACGACTACGACGGCAACGCCAATGTCGCCGCGATCACCGACGGAGCGACCGGCCGCAACCAGCGCGGCAACCGTGACATGGTCTATGACGGGCTGAACCGGCTGACCAGCGTGTCCTCGCCCATGTTTGGTACCGCCACGTATGCCTACAACGTGCTCGACGACCTGACCCGGGTCAAGCTGAGCGGAGGTGCGGCGGCGCGGGATCACTACTACTGCTATGGCAGTGGGAGCCGCTTGGCCTTCGTGCGCAGTGGCTCGGTGTGCTCGGGCAGTTCAGCTAGCCCGGCGGTGCATGCGTTGAGTTACGACGTGCAGGGCAATCTGAAGAGCAAGGACAACCATAACTTCAGCTTCGACTACGGCAACCGCCTGCGCAGCGCGAAGGTGGGTAGTACGACTTCGGCCTACGTGTACGACGGCCAAGGGCGCCGGATGCGTGATAGCGTCAATGGCGACAAGTTCAGCGCGTACATACAGGACGGCAAGCTGGTCTACGACTTCAACAGCCGCCAGAAAAAGCGCCATTGGTATGTGTACTTGAGCGGCAGCTTGGTGGCGGTACACGAGAAAGACAGCAGCACCAACGCCGAAGCCATCAAGTACCAGCATACCGATGCACTGGGCAGCCCGGTGGCGGTGACGGATGAAAGCCGTGTCGTCATCGAGCGCAGCGAGTACGAGCCCTATGGCAAGGTGCTGAACCGGCCATTGAAGGACGGGCCGGGGTACACCGGGCATGTGGAGGATGCGGCGACGGGGTTGATCTATGCGCAGCAGCGCTACTATGACGATGACATCGGAAGGTTCCTGAGTGTCGATCCGGTGACGCCGTATGACCAACCCGTGATCGCGTTTAATCGCTATCGTTACGCCAACAACAACCCTTATGGGTTCACTGATCCTGATGGGCGACAAAGTTTTGGACATCGGAAAGATATTTCGTGGTGGAATATTCCTGCGCACGTAGGGAACTGGTTCGCCGAGACTCGTGACTTAAGCGTAAACGCTGCATTCGGAACCCAAGCGGCGCCGGAGGGCGCGCTAGTTGAACAGTATGAAAAGGCAGGGGATGCAATCCTGATATCGCAAACCCTCTTCCTCCCGGGTTTGGCAGGTGTGACAGCCGAAGCGCAAGGCGCCAGGTATTTCTCTGCTGGGGTCGGCTCTTGGTCAAAGAGGTTCTTTGAGGGCGCAAAGTACTCTGAGCGAACACTGTCTCAGACGGATAAGTACCATGCGTTTCCAAAGTCAGTTGATGGGTTTGCGCGCGAGTTCGGTAAGGTCACTTTCTCAAAGGATAGTCGTGGCGTAACAGTGGAGAAGCTGACATTGCGAGGCCAGATGGAGGGTTCGAAAGGGTGGGTAAGAGGAACTTTTGAATACGTCAAGAATCAGAAAAATGAGATATACCATCGTCTCTTTAAGCCGGATAAGGTGAAATAATGGTTAAGGAGAGCAATTGCTACTCTGTGCTGGCGGATTTTATTGGCACGCACGGAAAGTTTGTGGAGGACGATTTTCCTGTTACGGGCTTGACAAATTCTGATGCTCGCTTGTTCTTGGGTCTATTGAGGGAGTGCCGCATTAGGCCATTAGGTATCGAGCTTTGGCGTGCGACTGCTCATGGTTATGACGTGGATGGAGCAAAAGGCTGGTATTCGGAACGCGGAACGATTGAGGCTGACTATCAAGGCGCATTGGCCTACCTTAATTCAGAATGGCTCGGTTCTCGCGATTTATTCGTCTTCCAGTATTGAGCGGAAAAGGGCCAGATTGGACTGCCCCGGCTTCCACAGACAGGTAGTCAGGATACAAGCCTGACCGATAGATAGTTCCTCTCCGCCTGCACCGGTGATTGGTAGCCCAGTGCCGAGTGCATGCGGATGCGGTTGTAGAAGAGCTCGACATACTCGAACACCGCCGTGCGTGCGGAGTAAAGGGGACGTAGCCAATTAACCGACCCCAACGAAGCCCGGCCCTCGCCCGGCGGGGCTTCTTGTTTAGCTGCGAGAACAAACGGGACGGAGCAACTGTCTTGTGATCACCGGGTCTGTCAAACGGACTGTGTAACCTTGGTTTTCACAGCGCATCCAGTGGCTCGGCGACTACCGCGCGCGCCTCAGCACGCTCATCGCGTCGATGCTTCGGTACCGATGGCCTCGGCGCCGATGCGCCACAACTCGGCGTCGCCGACCGCATCGACCCGCTGTGCGCCGGCCAAGGCTAGCCCTTTGTGCAGCGGTGGCGACGCGCTCGCCGGCACCACCAGGGCCCAGCGCGCTCCGCTGGCTTGGAGCAGGCCCCGCCATTGCTGCCCGCTGGGATCGGCCTCGGCGCGCATGCGTGCGGCGCTCAGTTCCGGGTCGTGGTCGAGCACGCTGCGACCGCGCAGCCCCAGCTCGGCGATGTAGGCACGGCCCGGCTCGGTGGCCAGCACGATGCCGTCGTCGCCCCGCGGCAGGCGCCCGATCAGGGTCCGTTCCGGTACGTAGTGCGGAAAGATCGCCTCGGCGTCGCCAAGCGTACGGATGGTGCGCTTGAGCGCGGCGGAATGGTGCAGCCAGCTCGAATTGGCCTGGAAGGCGAGGTTGAGCACGCACACGCCGGCGAGCAGCCACGCGAAGCCGCGACGGCCGAGCGTGCCTTCACCACGAACGACGAGCAGCGCCGAGAGTAGAATCAAGCCCGGATACGCGTAGCGGACGTACTGCATCGGCACCAGCGGCAACCAGGCGACCAGGGTGACCGCGATCGCGATGCCGCGGCCCGAACGTCGCGCCAGCGCCAGCAGCCAGACGCCAGCCAGTGCGACCAGGGTGAAGCCGAGGCCGCCGTTGAACGCCTCGACATAACGCGGGGTATCGAAGCTCATCAGCCACGGCAATGCCAGACTGAAACCGGTGAACCAGCGCGGGTCGCGATAGGCCTCGTCCGGCAGGTATGGCGAGTGGAACAGGTTATTGAACAGCGGCATCAGCGGATTGCCGGTATGCCACCAAGCCTGGACGTAGCTGGAGGCGGCCACCAGCAGCGCCAGTACACAGGCAGCTGCGGCCGTTTTCCAGTCCAGGCGCGTGCGGTGGTGCCACAACGCATAGACGGCGAGCGGGGCGGCGGCGAACGAATGCATGGTCTTCAGTGCGGCCATGCCGGCGAACAGCACCGCGGCCGGCAACAGCCAGCGCGGCTCGCGCGAGGTCGCCACCACCATCGCCGCCAGCAGCAGCACGGTGGCCGGCAGTTCGGTCTGCATACCCGCGGCCATCCACACCAGCGGCGGAAAGCTGGCGACGAGGGCGGCGCAGGCCCAGCGCTCGGCCGGCTTCGCGCCGATCGCCGCGCTGGCCGTCCACGACAGCGGCGCGATCAGCGCCAGCCACAGCGCGTTGACCGCGCCGCGTGCGTCCTCGCGGGCCAACAGGGCGGCGACGGCCTGCAGCACGTCGCCGAGCCAGGGTGCGAACGACCAGACCTGGTGCGCGGGGTCGGGCCGGTAGTGTCCGTACAGCAGCAGGTGGCTGGGCAGGCCGAGATGGTAGGCGAGGTCGTCGACCTGCATCGTCGGGATCCAGCACGCGGTCGATGCCAGGCCGAACAGAGTCGTCGCGAACGTGGCCCAGCGTGGCGCCTGTTCGACCGCTTCGCGCAGCCTGCGGGCCGCATCGCCGAGCGTGGACACGAGGCTACGACGGCGCAGCAGGACCAGGGCCAGCAGCACAACCGCCCAGGCCGGCGTCGAGTGGACCGGCCAGCTCAAGGTCCAGCCGGCGAGGCCGGCGATCAGCACCAGCCCCACGCACAAGGCGACCGCTGCCCGTGCCGGCATGCCTGCCGGTACCAGCCACGTACCCAGGGCCAGCGCCGCCAAGGCCAGCAACAGCACCGCGAGGACCGGAAGCGGGCCGGCGAACAGCGGCAATGCCGCGAGCCAGACCAGGGCCAGCGCCAATGCCCATGGCAGCCTTGCGTAACGTCGCAGCGGCCAGGCGATCGCCGAGGCCGTCAGCGCGAGTACCAGCGTCAGCACCAGCCGCTCCCACGGCAGCACCTGCCACATCCGTGCATGGACGAAGCCGATCGCGAGCGCGACCGGGCCGCTCGCGATCAACGCAATCGCGGCAAGCGAGCGGGGAGAGCTCGCAGCGATGGCGCACGCGTCCTCGGATACCGAAGCGTCACCGTCGGCGCCTCGCAAACTGGTTGTGGTCGTCATGTGCGCCGACCCCGTCTCTTCTGATGCCCGCTAGAATCCGCACCGGCTCCATTCATTCCGCCACCAACGCCATGCCCTCTCCGTTGAGCGCCATCATACTCGTCGTCGGCGATGGCAAGCGCATGAAATCCAAGGCAACCTCAGAGTCAGGTTCATTCGACATAGCCAAGAACAAACGGAACGGAGGCAATTAATCCGATCCCATGAAACACAAGGCCCGCATTGCGGGCCTTGTCATTGTTGGGGTGTGGATGTCAACGCCCGGCTTGTGCGAGCAGCGAGTCGAGGACTTCGCTGACCAGGCGCTGCTTGGACTTGGGCAATGCCTGCAGACGTTCGAGTTGTTGCTGCAGCTTCGGTGCCGGGCCGCGCTTGCCGCGTGCGGGGGGGTATGCCGACGAGTCCTTCGATGCTGACACCGAGCGCCCGCGCCAGCAGCGGCAGCGTCGAGATCGGCGTGCGTCGGCGGCCGGTCTCGAACGAGGCGATCTGTTGTTGGGTCACGTCGACCAGTTCGCCGAGTTGGACTTGGGTCAGGCCCAGTCCCTTGCGGCGGTAGCGCAACGATTTTTGCATCTTGCCTTGACGATGGTGGGCGTGGTCATGCTTCGGAGTCGGGGTCCCGGGGTCCGGATGCCGCAGTTTCGAGTCCGAGGATTTCCTCCACCCGGCCCGCCACCGGCGTGGCACTGATTCCCAGCCGCGCCAAGCCATCCTCGATGCTGATCGAGTCCAGCTGCAGCGAGCGCCAGTTGTCGCGGCTGATCGGTTTGCCGGGCAGGAGTTCGCCGATGTCGGCCTGCAGCTTGCCGAGGGCTTCCGGCAGCGGCAGCACCATGCGCCAGCGGCGGCGGGCCTTTGCGGTCAGGCGGATGATGTCGGCGAGGCTGAGGACGTCGGGACCGACCAGCGGGTAGGTCTGGCCGTATGTGGCCGGGGCGTCGATGGCGCGGGCGAAGGCCTCGACCACGTCGCCGATCCAGACCGGCTGGAAGCGCGCCTCGGCGCGTCCGACCGGCAGTACCGGCGCCAGTTTGAGCAGCTTGTCGAAGCGACAGAACAGGCCGTCGCCGGGGCCGGCGATCACCGAGGGGCGGAAGATCGTCCAGTCCAGCCTTGACGCACGCACCTCGCGTTCGGCATGGCCGCGTGCCTGCAGGTAGTGGCTGTCGCCGAGGCCGGCGTTGAGCGCGCTCATCTGCAGCAGCCGGCGCACGCCATTGTCGTGCATGGCGGTCAGCAGCGAGCGGGTCAATTCGGTGAATACCTGCTCGAAGCCTTCACCGCTGTCGCCCTTCTCGTTGAGGATGCCGACCAGGTTGACCACCGTGTCGGCGTCGTCGAGCACCGCGCGCAGGAAGTCGACGTCATGCACGTCGCCTTCGAGCCGGCTGGCGTCGCGGCTCAGCTGGGCGACTTTCGCCTGGTGTGCGTGCGGATCGGAGCCGGGGCCGCGACTGAGTACGGTGACCCGGTAGCCGTCGTCGAGCAGGCGCTGCACCAGCGGCCGGCCGACGAAGCCGGTGCCGCCGAGGACGACGACATGCTGCATCGAGGCTCGCCTGCTCGGTTCGGGCGTGCCTGGTTCGGGCCGGGACGCGGTGCTCATGATTCAACCTGCGGGCGGGGGCGTGGCTTCGATGGTAGCGGCCGGGTCCGCGGACGTCGCTGGACAGATGAAGTTTTTGCGAGGCCCGTCAACGCGGCCGCGAAGGCGGTCGGCCAGGGTGCGCGCGCTGTTGTCGAGTTTCCAGTCGTAGATCACGCTGAAGGCGAGCACGCGGGCGACGTATTCGCGGGTCTCCTTGTAGCTGATGGTCTCGATCCAGAAGTCCGGGTCCATGCCGGGGCGCTGGGTGCGCCAGCGCAGCAGCGGCGTGGGGCCGGCGTTGTAGCCGGCGATAGCGAAATACGGCATGCCGCCGTTGTCGTCGATCATCTGCCGCAGGTAGGCGGTGCCGAGGATGATGTTGGTGTCCGGGTCGTACAGGCTCGACGCGCCGCCCCAGGGCAGGCCAAGACGGCGGGCGACAGCGGCGCCGGTGGCGGGCAGGATCTGCATCAGCCCCATCGCATTGGCCGACGAGCGCGCGCGCGGATTGAACGTGCTCT from Lysobacter alkalisoli harbors:
- a CDS encoding multifunctional CCA addition/repair protein → MSPSPNPPTPTTYLVGGAVRDRLLGLTPGDRDWVVVGSTPEAMRAAGFQQVGRDFPVFLHPDTGEEHALARTERKSGRGHGGFVAHADPSVTLEQDLARRDFTINAIAEDADGHLVDPFGGARDIEARVLRHVGPAFAEDPLRVLRAARFMARLAPLGFNVAPETVQLMREMAASGELAELTAERVWQELRRALVAAMPSAFLRTLHDCGALAVVLPEVDALYGVPQRAEYHPEVDTGVHIELVCDMAARLAPGDDMIGFAALTHDLGKALTPAGKLPAHVGHEHAGLKPLQALCERLKVPNEHRALAEIACREHLNVHRFNELRATTVHDLIARCDGFRKPERIGRLATVCEADKRGRAGRGEDAYPQADALRTAHAAALAVKAQDVAKGLNGPAIGEALRKARIAAIAATRQDG
- a CDS encoding RHS repeat domain-containing protein, which codes for MAYKIVTQNSAVKAMEIAGESISLVDRKVQWNVTDMVIPGNGLPIEVSRSHRLPVGGLYDNWRGDMYNWELSVPRIAMSHSIYGLNDHKLESLGCITTAKQVNVMVNGEGDFRPIAMNASINYPKLSSKSPHAQFNNNWLMYCGQSLTTRSNSIDELGQPLPKSTNSAITLVSPDGVKYHFAYFSSETKSIPGPKDPDDPSWGNVVDRVASHYVTDIEDRFGNHLTFHYEKRSDNWRGWVLRLQEVSASDGRRVTLDYHVDDHGQTGKPGSGRHLKSITSGNRTVSYAYRSGDSGQPQLHRVTDADGRFWEYNYYPLGSEHGLDVIRSVTIPSGAVISYEYELLASLNSDECKKIIGVMSGTRLGPGSNSPGAPYVEKHPAVLKRSVADGSSNVLTQDYSTSWNQDANESGKHYIVTRVTGPQAQDVYHHVCYDVWKSDTNRVDARQLALVKHETFGGSNYATLLRNVETEWKTSSYSGDYRLTIGYQHILSTDRLWQSKVITRLGSDAFTRVGSSPNAYGQLMSITRNSSIGYSRSDRIDYHNSPSEWIIGQVKSVTNVETGKVVSQTDYDWKSLPWKAYEFTLLKQTFSYSTTDGMLKSITDGLGNVTTLANWKRGIPQKITYADGKTQSAVVNNDGTIASVTDENGYKTCYAYDAMGRLSNITYPSESSSGVCDATTWNATTLDFSVKAGVYGLPNHWRRLERTGSGYKITRYDALWRPVVEESYDNGNSASTRSIVVKRYDAAGRLAFQSYPVRTLGNWTDTSLKGIKTSYDALDRVTYVKQDSELDLNQDGIPDELVTRIEYLSNADGYYTRVTNPRGQQTLTWYQAFDQPSYDSPVTIRHPAGARTHITRDVFGKPTKIRRSNSNSATDGTVALDRTYTYNSNQELCRVVEPETGATLMGYDAAGNLAWSAAGLPASTACHATGNTTAISARRAIRTYDERNRIKSLSFPDNNGNTTHTYTADGLPDTVTVNNNGGSDQIVTTTYGYNRRRLLTSEQMALNAFSWPNTYRYNANGHLIEQGYPAGQTIKYAVNALGQTTRVYNSSGANYASGVSYHPNGAIAQFTYGNGITHTLTQNARGLPDTSTDAYGTTKFLADSYDYDGNANVAAITDGATGRNQRGNRDMVYDGLNRLTSVSSPMFGTATYAYNVLDDLTRVKLSGGAAARDHYYCYGSGSRLAFVRSGSVCSGSSASPAVHALSYDVQGNLKSKDNHNFSFDYGNRLRSAKVGSTTSAYVYDGQGRRMRDSVNGDKFSAYIQDGKLVYDFNSRQKKRHWYVYLSGSLVAVHEKDSSTNAEAIKYQHTDALGSPVAVTDESRVVIERSEYEPYGKVLNRPLKDGPGYTGHVEDAATGLIYAQQRYYDDDIGRFLSVDPVTPYDQPVIAFNRYRYANNNPYGFTDPDGRQSFGHRKDISWWNIPAHVGNWFAETRDLSVNAAFGTQAAPEGALVEQYEKAGDAILISQTLFLPGLAGVTAEAQGARYFSAGVGSWSKRFFEGAKYSERTLSQTDKYHAFPKSVDGFAREFGKVTFSKDSRGVTVEKLTLRGQMEGSKGWVRGTFEYVKNQKNEIYHRLFKPDKVK
- a CDS encoding complex I NDUFA9 subunit family protein → MQHVVVLGGTGFVGRPLVQRLLDDGYRVTVLSRGPGSDPHAHQAKVAQLSRDASRLEGDVHDVDFLRAVLDDADTVVNLVGILNEKGDSGEGFEQVFTELTRSLLTAMHDNGVRRLLQMSALNAGLGDSHYLQARGHAEREVRASRLDWTIFRPSVIAGPGDGLFCRFDKLLKLAPVLPVGRAEARFQPVWIGDVVEAFARAIDAPATYGQTYPLVGPDVLSLADIIRLTAKARRRWRMVLPLPEALGKLQADIGELLPGKPISRDNWRSLQLDSISIEDGLARLGISATPVAGRVEEILGLETAASGPRDPDSEA